A single region of the Archangium lipolyticum genome encodes:
- a CDS encoding DUF4476 domain-containing protein, whose translation MKALFAAVALLTAAAASAQTAPVPSQAAPALAPPPGQATGSAPPMASGFRGDDDNELWRGRRGTPVVVEREDLEQRLARLERLLGEAFERSGRGSGKGKLREAYEELNDIREVIAEAPELRGRGPRPTPPPPPVPAYQPIADGRLQKILNAMAREPFGKDKMNVLEDGAEGNYFLVGQVQQVLGQFQFSKDRLQVVRMLWSRVLDRQNGFQLYNAFQFSNDKEELKRIISG comes from the coding sequence ATGAAGGCCCTCTTCGCCGCCGTTGCCCTCCTCACCGCCGCCGCCGCTTCCGCCCAGACGGCGCCCGTTCCCTCACAGGCCGCTCCGGCGCTCGCGCCGCCTCCGGGCCAGGCCACCGGCAGCGCGCCCCCGATGGCCTCCGGTTTCCGGGGTGATGACGACAACGAGCTCTGGCGCGGCCGTCGCGGCACTCCGGTGGTCGTCGAGCGCGAGGACCTGGAGCAGCGCCTCGCCCGGCTGGAGCGGTTGCTCGGTGAGGCCTTCGAGCGCAGCGGGCGGGGCAGCGGCAAGGGCAAGCTCCGCGAGGCCTACGAGGAGCTGAACGACATCCGCGAGGTGATCGCCGAGGCCCCCGAGCTGCGTGGCCGCGGCCCGCGCCCCACGCCGCCTCCTCCCCCCGTCCCGGCGTATCAGCCCATCGCCGACGGCAGGCTGCAGAAGATCCTGAACGCCATGGCGCGCGAGCCCTTCGGCAAGGACAAGATGAACGTCCTGGAGGACGGCGCCGAGGGCAACTACTTCCTCGTCGGCCAGGTGCAGCAGGTGCTGGGCCAGTTCCAGTTCTCCAAGGACCGGCTGCAGGTGGTGCGGATGCTGTGGTCGCGCGTCCTCGACCGGCAGAACGGCTTCCAGCTCTACAACGCCTTCCAGTTCTCCAATGACAAGGAAGAGCTGAAGCGCATCATCTCCGGCTGA
- a CDS encoding ribosomal maturation YjgA family protein gives MSPGTPAPEQHPPARGRLLLVPLMLLVIALGLGSRSALAAVYLPPFLRAYTGDTLWATMVYLCLVFARPRIPVRRAAAWALGISVLVELSQLFHTPWLDALRANRFGALLLGRGFVGSDLLCYAAGAALAAGVDLLWARWRRPLPPHTVASGTRS, from the coding sequence ATGAGCCCCGGTACTCCGGCCCCCGAGCAACACCCTCCCGCGCGCGGGCGGCTGCTCCTCGTGCCCCTGATGCTCCTCGTCATCGCGCTGGGCCTGGGCTCGCGCTCGGCCCTGGCGGCGGTGTACCTGCCACCTTTCCTCCGGGCGTACACGGGTGACACGTTGTGGGCTACCATGGTCTATCTGTGCCTCGTCTTCGCGCGGCCGCGCATCCCGGTGCGCCGGGCGGCGGCCTGGGCCCTCGGCATCTCCGTGCTCGTCGAGCTCAGCCAGCTCTTCCATACACCCTGGCTCGATGCGCTCCGGGCCAACCGCTTCGGCGCCCTCCTCCTGGGCCGCGGCTTCGTCGGGTCCGACCTGCTCTGCTACGCGGCCGGCGCGGCGCTCGCCGCGGGCGTGGACCTGCTGTGGGCCCGCTGGCGCCGTCCCCTGCCGCCCCACACCGTGGCGAGCGGCACCCGGAGCTGA
- a CDS encoding TerB family tellurite resistance protein: MTTPSDDRFHIELLKLLLHVAWSDDEIDPREARALLGAARRWKVPLPELQRLESCLESGEPMPAPNLGLLRQRPDEVLATVRTLIESDTQVNLSEEEMLAQIRELLGLPPA; encoded by the coding sequence ATGACGACACCGAGCGACGACCGCTTCCACATCGAGCTGCTCAAGCTGCTGCTGCACGTGGCCTGGAGCGATGACGAGATCGACCCGCGCGAGGCCCGGGCCCTGCTCGGCGCGGCCCGCCGGTGGAAGGTGCCCCTGCCGGAGCTGCAGCGGCTGGAGTCCTGCCTGGAGTCGGGCGAGCCCATGCCGGCGCCCAACCTGGGCCTGCTGCGCCAGCGCCCGGACGAGGTGCTCGCGACGGTGCGCACGCTCATCGAGAGCGACACCCAGGTGAACCTCTCCGAGGAGGAGATGCTCGCCCAGATTCGCGAGCTGCTGGGCCTGCCCCCGGCCTGA
- a CDS encoding RNA polymerase sigma factor, whose amino-acid sequence MQLEEREKLEQEIRELCGRGELAGAVERALEGYGQEIMRLMASVLHDYERSRDAFSLFSENLLRGLSGFRWESSFRTWAYRLARNACYQVMHAPAGREQPVSMSALPDEAMKPRSETRPWQRTSVKERFRALRESLDPQERMLLLLRVDQRLSWEEVARVMSEGEEDLTDAALKRKAAALRQQFQRIKTHLRSLAEEEGLIASGDSTTHV is encoded by the coding sequence ATGCAGTTGGAAGAGCGCGAGAAGCTGGAGCAGGAGATCCGTGAGCTGTGCGGCCGGGGCGAGCTGGCTGGAGCCGTGGAGCGGGCGCTGGAGGGATATGGGCAGGAAATAATGAGGCTGATGGCATCGGTGCTGCACGACTACGAGCGGAGCCGGGATGCCTTCAGTCTCTTCAGCGAGAACCTGCTGCGGGGGTTGTCGGGCTTTCGCTGGGAGAGCTCCTTCCGGACGTGGGCGTACCGGCTGGCGCGCAACGCGTGTTACCAGGTGATGCACGCACCCGCGGGGAGGGAGCAGCCGGTGAGCATGTCGGCGCTGCCGGACGAGGCGATGAAGCCGCGCTCGGAGACACGGCCCTGGCAGCGCACCTCGGTGAAGGAACGTTTCCGCGCGCTGCGCGAGAGTCTGGATCCACAGGAACGGATGTTGTTGTTGCTCCGGGTGGACCAGCGGCTGTCCTGGGAAGAGGTGGCGCGGGTGATGTCCGAGGGTGAGGAGGACCTGACGGACGCGGCGCTCAAGCGCAAGGCGGCGGCGCTCCGGCAGCAGTTCCAGCGCATCAAGACACACCTGCGCTCGCTCGCAGAGGAAGAGGGATTGATCGCCTCGGGGGATTCCACCACGCACGTGTGA
- a CDS encoding cold-shock protein: MASGTVKWFNDAKGFGFITQDSGGPDVFCHHTAIQTDGFRTLAEGQKVEFDVKKGPKGLQAENVRPIG, from the coding sequence ATGGCAAGTGGAACTGTGAAGTGGTTCAACGACGCGAAGGGCTTCGGCTTCATCACCCAGGACAGCGGGGGCCCCGACGTGTTCTGCCACCACACCGCGATCCAGACCGACGGGTTCCGCACCCTGGCCGAGGGCCAGAAGGTGGAATTCGACGTGAAGAAGGGCCCCAAGGGCCTGCAGGCCGAGAACGTTCGCCCGATCGGCTGA
- a CDS encoding dienelactone hydrolase family protein has translation MRPRTRRVTLLAVLGGLLLLALLVVPGLLRGLSLVARAAGMQGGAAGRIARWGTGPFSVEDARIPSRHGPLRARVFRPEHPHGRTVLLTPGVHADGIDEPRLTAFARNLAAGGLTVITLELPDLLRYQLTPREPDMIEDAALWASSRPELAPDGRVGLMGISFAGGLSVVAAGRPSLAGRVAFTFSLGGHGDLSRVLSFLCTGVQSDGQRRKPHDYGVVILLLNMAGQLVPPEQVEPLRAGLLAFLRASHFAMHDAQRALETFAEARRMQSLLPEPAATLMRHVNDRDVAALGSLLLPHVKDFAADPALSPERSPAPRTPVFLLHGTDDTVIPAVESTLLAHWLAPRTRVRLLLSPLLSHAALDRQTDLTEVWRLSAFWSALLDE, from the coding sequence ATGCGCCCGCGCACCCGCCGAGTGACGCTCCTGGCCGTGCTGGGGGGGCTCCTGCTCCTCGCACTGCTCGTCGTCCCGGGCCTGCTCCGGGGACTGTCCCTCGTGGCGAGGGCCGCCGGCATGCAGGGGGGCGCGGCCGGGCGCATCGCCCGCTGGGGCACCGGCCCCTTCTCCGTCGAGGACGCACGCATCCCCTCGCGCCACGGCCCCTTGCGCGCCCGCGTCTTCCGGCCCGAGCACCCCCATGGAAGGACCGTGCTCCTCACCCCCGGCGTGCACGCGGACGGCATCGACGAGCCCCGGTTGACGGCCTTCGCCCGGAACCTCGCCGCCGGGGGCCTCACCGTCATCACCCTCGAACTGCCCGACCTGCTCCGCTACCAGCTCACCCCGCGCGAGCCGGACATGATCGAAGACGCCGCCCTCTGGGCCTCCTCGCGGCCGGAGCTCGCACCCGATGGGCGCGTGGGCCTCATGGGCATCAGCTTCGCCGGCGGGCTCTCCGTCGTCGCCGCGGGCCGGCCCTCGCTCGCGGGCAGGGTCGCCTTCACCTTCTCCCTCGGAGGGCATGGGGACCTGTCGCGCGTGCTCTCCTTCCTCTGCACCGGCGTCCAGTCCGACGGTCAGCGCCGCAAGCCTCATGACTACGGCGTGGTCATCCTCCTGCTCAACATGGCCGGCCAGCTCGTCCCCCCCGAGCAGGTGGAGCCGCTGCGCGCGGGCCTCCTCGCCTTCCTTCGCGCCTCGCACTTCGCCATGCACGATGCGCAGCGGGCCCTCGAGACCTTCGCCGAGGCCCGGCGGATGCAGTCGCTGCTACCCGAGCCCGCCGCCACCCTCATGCGTCACGTGAACGACCGGGATGTCGCCGCGCTCGGGTCGCTGCTGCTACCGCACGTGAAGGACTTCGCCGCTGACCCGGCACTCTCGCCCGAGCGCTCGCCTGCCCCGCGCACGCCCGTGTTCCTGCTGCACGGCACGGACGACACCGTCATCCCCGCCGTCGAGTCCACGCTCCTCGCGCACTGGCTGGCACCCCGGACCCGGGTGCGCCTCCTGCTCTCGCCCCTCCTCTCCCACGCCGCGCTCGATCGCCAGACGGACCTGACCGAAGTCTGGCGGCTCTCCGCCTTCTGGTCGGCGCTGCTCGACGAGTAG